A genomic window from Flavobacterium johnsoniae includes:
- a CDS encoding relaxase/mobilization nuclease domain-containing protein: MVAVIKTGQSVRRIFHYNENKVSLGDALCIGERNYPADHNHLSSSLKINLLLNQLELNENVKRGSVHISLNFHPLEKDLNPDRLMEIAYTYMTEIGFSNQPFLVYQHFDAAHPHIHIISIKVKPDGRRIDMQNIGRNQSENARIKIEKDFNLIKAQGREKQVDYSLEPINPSIVSYGKIQSKKAVAKVLDFVLNTYQYKSLPQLNAVLNLYNVMADRGSESSRVFKGGGLVYRIVDKDGKQIGVPIKASDFYNKPTLRFLEGKFEENRIKNSRPGLRIKNEVRSLFQSETPSLQELALALESHGITLVKRLAQNGSLYGLTYIDHVSKQVCNGSELGKEFSAAAVLQGCRNTKANFLNTAFTSEFLKNPAVKILLEIQDILVSKNLSPQPLQEFISSLFQKEYPGIYLPAALKKKKKRRKRKGLSNN, translated from the coding sequence ATGGTTGCAGTAATTAAAACAGGACAGTCGGTAAGAAGGATATTTCATTACAACGAAAACAAAGTTTCTCTTGGTGATGCCTTGTGTATTGGTGAGAGAAATTATCCTGCAGATCACAACCATCTGAGCAGCTCACTAAAAATAAATTTACTCCTCAATCAATTGGAACTTAATGAAAATGTTAAGCGTGGAAGTGTTCATATATCCCTTAATTTTCATCCCTTGGAGAAAGATCTGAACCCGGATAGATTGATGGAGATCGCCTATACCTATATGACTGAAATCGGATTCAGCAACCAGCCCTTTCTGGTTTATCAGCACTTTGATGCAGCACATCCGCACATTCATATAATTTCAATAAAAGTAAAACCAGACGGCAGAAGAATTGATATGCAGAATATTGGCCGCAACCAGTCTGAGAATGCCCGTATAAAAATTGAAAAGGACTTCAATCTCATAAAAGCGCAGGGCCGGGAAAAGCAGGTCGATTACAGCTTAGAGCCTATAAACCCCTCAATAGTAAGTTATGGAAAAATTCAGTCCAAAAAAGCAGTTGCCAAAGTACTGGATTTTGTACTGAATACCTATCAGTATAAAAGCCTTCCGCAGCTTAATGCTGTCCTGAACCTTTACAATGTAATGGCAGACCGCGGCTCTGAAAGTTCACGTGTTTTTAAAGGCGGAGGATTGGTTTACCGCATTGTGGATAAAGATGGCAAACAGATCGGTGTTCCTATTAAAGCCAGTGATTTTTATAACAAGCCAACCCTTAGGTTCCTTGAGGGAAAATTTGAAGAAAACAGGATTAAGAATTCCAGACCCGGTCTTAGAATAAAAAATGAGGTACGTTCTCTATTTCAATCAGAAACACCGTCTCTGCAGGAACTGGCACTGGCTCTGGAATCCCACGGAATTACATTGGTTAAAAGGCTTGCCCAAAATGGTTCATTGTATGGCCTAACGTATATAGACCATGTTTCTAAACAGGTTTGCAACGGAAGCGAGCTGGGAAAAGAATTCTCTGCAGCGGCTGTACTGCAGGGGTGCAGAAACACGAAAGCAAATTTTTTAAATACTGCTTTTACATCTGAATTTCTAAAAAATCCAGCGGTCAAAATCCTTTTGGAAATACAGGACATTCTGGTGTCAAAGAACCTATCCCCACAGCCATTGCAGGAATTTATCAGCAGTCTCTTTCAAAAGGAATATCCCGGCATTTATCTTCCTGCGGCATTGAAGAAAAAAAAGAAAAGAAGAAAAAGAAAGGGTCTTTCAAATAATTAA
- a CDS encoding plasmid mobilization protein → MKEKNTNRIKWVHLRLTTEEMNLLQRRFEKSLCPKLSDFARKNMLGKPVILKYRNQSVDDFILEISRLRADLNAVGNNYNQMVKKLHTLQQIPEFRDWIYASLEQKEILFNSIEKIKNCVLKLAEKWLQ, encoded by the coding sequence ATGAAAGAGAAAAACACTAACCGTATCAAGTGGGTCCACCTTCGGCTTACGACAGAAGAAATGAACCTTCTTCAAAGAAGATTTGAAAAATCCCTATGTCCTAAACTCAGCGATTTTGCCAGAAAAAATATGCTGGGAAAACCAGTAATTCTAAAATACAGAAACCAGTCTGTGGATGATTTTATACTAGAAATCAGCAGGCTCAGAGCAGACCTTAATGCGGTCGGAAACAATTATAACCAGATGGTGAAAAAGCTCCATACCCTGCAGCAGATTCCTGAATTCAGGGATTGGATTTATGCATCTCTGGAGCAGAAAGAAATACTTTTTAATTCCATTGAAAAAATAAAAAACTGTGTATTAAAACTCGCTGAAAAATGGTTGCAGTAA
- a CDS encoding MauE/DoxX family redox-associated membrane protein, which produces MKLRFNFKSVFIEVVSLLFILLFVYAAITKLLDFENFQVQLGQSPLLSAYASWVSWLVPIIELVIATALIIPKCRTAALIASLGMMTMFSVYIIIILNYSSFVPCSCGGILEKMNWKEHLVFNLFFVLLAVITIMIMPVKKEFNAENRIFNFEKKHKYISLLSSIFLAVGIMFLLFIKSESTMKFDNSFIRRFAGGTEKIYEKNLYYNSFYFAGAVEGKIYLGNRSAPLIATELDTALVIVKYHTIKVNDTAISKSAQLRINQSGFYLIDGSISSVFRGKMLDWKAKIIRREKLRFTQPQVVDSLNISFRTIDQSTDQSELGSLFLGYHARVSIQSDLLQKQVDGMFDVDGKLYYDYYSKRHVYIYTYRNEFIVSDSKLNLIYRSNTIDTVRMAKIKVAFIKSRGVKKLAAPPLVVNKYGAVCHNLLFINSNITGRYEDRKMWNQAAVIDVYNLKNKSYISSFYVYNIKDEKLKSFYVKNDIFYALIGTHLTAYRLGKIIKNQYNN; this is translated from the coding sequence ATGAAACTACGATTCAATTTTAAAAGTGTTTTTATAGAAGTAGTAAGCCTATTGTTTATACTATTATTTGTCTATGCCGCTATCACTAAGCTTCTCGATTTTGAAAATTTTCAGGTCCAATTGGGACAGTCCCCGCTACTAAGTGCATACGCTTCGTGGGTATCGTGGCTGGTACCGATAATTGAATTGGTCATTGCAACGGCCTTGATTATTCCAAAGTGTCGTACAGCAGCTCTTATAGCATCTCTGGGTATGATGACTATGTTCTCGGTATATATCATAATCATATTGAATTATAGTTCTTTTGTTCCCTGCTCCTGTGGAGGAATCCTAGAGAAAATGAACTGGAAGGAGCATCTAGTATTTAATTTGTTTTTTGTACTACTTGCTGTAATAACTATTATGATCATGCCTGTAAAAAAAGAATTTAATGCCGAAAACAGGATTTTTAATTTTGAAAAAAAACACAAGTATATTTCATTACTTTCTTCAATTTTTCTAGCTGTAGGAATTATGTTTTTACTCTTTATAAAGTCTGAAAGCACCATGAAATTTGATAATTCTTTTATAAGGAGGTTCGCAGGAGGGACTGAAAAGATTTATGAAAAAAACCTGTATTATAACTCCTTTTATTTTGCAGGTGCAGTTGAAGGGAAGATCTATTTGGGAAATCGAAGCGCACCGCTAATTGCCACAGAATTGGATACCGCTCTTGTTATTGTGAAGTATCACACAATAAAAGTAAATGATACTGCAATTTCAAAAAGTGCACAATTGAGGATTAATCAATCGGGCTTTTATCTTATTGATGGCAGCATATCATCGGTTTTCAGGGGAAAAATGCTTGATTGGAAGGCAAAAATTATTAGGAGAGAAAAACTGAGATTCACACAGCCGCAAGTTGTAGATTCTCTCAATATATCTTTCAGGACTATTGATCAAAGTACTGATCAGAGCGAGCTTGGAAGTCTGTTTTTGGGGTATCATGCAAGAGTTAGTATTCAATCTGATTTGCTGCAGAAACAAGTAGATGGAATGTTTGATGTTGACGGAAAATTATATTATGACTATTACAGCAAGCGGCATGTCTATATTTACACGTACCGAAATGAATTTATAGTATCGGACAGCAAATTAAATTTGATTTATCGAAGCAATACGATTGACACAGTTAGAATGGCCAAAATTAAGGTAGCCTTCATAAAAAGCCGTGGGGTAAAGAAATTGGCGGCTCCACCTTTGGTTGTCAATAAATATGGAGCTGTTTGCCACAATTTATTGTTTATAAATTCTAATATAACCGGAAGATATGAGGATCGGAAAATGTGGAATCAGGCGGCTGTTATAGATGTCTATAATCTTAAAAACAAGTCCTATATTTCAAGCTTTTATGTCTATAATATCAAAGATGAAAAACTGAAAAGCTTTTATGTAAAAAATGATATTTTCTATGCACTGATTGGTACGCATTTGACTGCCTACAGACTTGGGAAAATAATTAAAAACCAATATAATAATTAG
- a CDS encoding DUF6520 family protein, with translation MKSINLKQAVPVMVFALAIAGAFTTSAMERSSRAAINVDAYKRLNPAGLCDEEKFTCSTNNLNDICRVDYTNPSSQQLWAKNSNGSCAVQVYREE, from the coding sequence ATGAAATCAATTAATTTAAAACAGGCTGTGCCTGTTATGGTTTTTGCCCTTGCAATTGCGGGTGCATTTACAACTAGTGCGATGGAGAGAAGCAGTAGAGCTGCTATCAATGTGGATGCTTATAAAAGACTTAATCCTGCCGGATTGTGTGATGAGGAAAAATTCACATGTTCAACAAACAACTTGAATGATATTTGTCGAGTTGATTACACCAATCCTTCATCCCAGCAACTGTGGGCAAAAAACTCCAACGGATCTTGTGCCGTTCAAGTTTATAGAGAAGAATAA
- a CDS encoding alpha/beta hydrolase family protein: MENYCKTARLLLGKIMLLITVLFISFNLRSQNLTKKRNAVTSDYKLWSQTVSIGLSDSGQWYSYKVHYEDGADTLFVKDLHRPILYFYPQNRKSSFIGEKWFCSLNNTDQLSIVNLDSGKKEVISNVLQYEIAADNKLVIVVLKTDSNNKTLLVKTLEKTESYKIQNVLEYAYNAVGSQLIYSTISEGNCRVFILNTDKYNTDPVCESSDENFYNFIWQQNGASSIFLSKASSITENLPQSQKIICYKPNIKKLYTFQPEQSTGSNLSPTPAPAISELVLSQDGQSIFFKLKNQEIDFDLNKKSIVQVWNAADKYLPPVSNGTRSSIQRPKTAVWYPEKQLFKILTDTLYSELMLSYGQKYAVLWNPSLNEPQPNLYALRDYKSVDLATGEEVIFLRDFSYGVDKISLSPAGKYITYFKNGDWWLYNIEEHFHSNLTLNLKHSFSNEENDYPGEATPYGHPGWTPDDQSVLLYDKFDIWEISPHDLKTKRITFGREINTQYRIIHSLDKKRQVANFDGTTSLIIYKNKDLLLQAKNKNVNGLYWLTPKNTVIAVISGKNKISAPLISQDGKTIVYREENFDLSPQMMRWQKNHNTSSLIYQSNPHSKNFNQGRSEVINYRNSKGQIIHAAIFFPSDYTPSKNYPMIVYIYSRQSEKALEYVNPSLYSSTGFNISNYTNNGYFVLLPDIIYESGNPGKSAVDCVVSGTKKALESFPIDPKAVGLIGHSFGAYEADFIITQTDLFSAAVAGAAITDMVSSYFHFSVNYSRPNFFQYESSQLRMGESIFKNFMGYLSNSPIYYADKVNTPLLSWAGSEDKQVHHYQTIEFYLALRRLGKKHVMLLYPEQGHTLTNKDQQLHLSKQIMEWFDKYLQSNSSIVHIKP; this comes from the coding sequence ATGGAAAATTATTGTAAAACAGCAAGATTATTACTTGGAAAAATAATGCTCTTAATAACTGTATTATTTATATCCTTTAATTTAAGATCTCAGAATTTAACGAAAAAGAGAAATGCAGTGACTTCGGACTATAAACTCTGGAGTCAGACCGTTTCTATAGGACTTTCTGATTCCGGTCAGTGGTACTCTTATAAAGTGCACTATGAGGATGGAGCTGATACGCTTTTTGTTAAAGACCTTCACAGACCCATTCTCTACTTTTACCCTCAAAACCGAAAAAGTAGCTTTATAGGTGAAAAATGGTTCTGTAGTTTAAACAATACAGATCAATTATCAATTGTCAATTTGGATTCAGGAAAAAAAGAAGTTATTAGTAATGTTTTACAATACGAAATTGCAGCTGATAACAAACTGGTGATTGTAGTTTTAAAAACGGACAGTAATAATAAAACCCTTCTTGTTAAGACATTGGAAAAGACAGAATCGTATAAAATTCAAAATGTTTTAGAGTATGCATATAATGCAGTGGGAAGCCAACTGATTTATAGCACTATTTCTGAAGGAAACTGCCGTGTTTTTATTTTAAACACAGACAAATACAATACTGACCCGGTTTGTGAAAGTTCAGATGAAAATTTTTACAACTTTATCTGGCAGCAAAATGGCGCATCGTCCATTTTCCTTTCTAAAGCAAGTTCAATAACGGAAAACTTGCCCCAAAGCCAAAAAATTATATGCTATAAGCCAAACATCAAAAAACTCTACACATTCCAGCCTGAACAATCTACTGGTTCAAATTTATCTCCTACACCTGCGCCGGCAATTTCTGAATTAGTACTATCACAAGATGGCCAGAGTATATTTTTTAAACTCAAGAATCAGGAAATAGATTTTGATCTTAACAAAAAAAGTATCGTTCAGGTATGGAATGCTGCAGACAAATATCTGCCTCCAGTCAGCAATGGCACAAGAAGTTCTATCCAGCGCCCGAAAACGGCTGTGTGGTATCCTGAAAAGCAACTGTTCAAAATCCTAACCGACACCTTGTATTCTGAATTAATGCTTAGTTATGGACAAAAATATGCGGTGTTATGGAATCCTTCCCTTAATGAGCCCCAGCCTAATTTATATGCATTAAGAGACTATAAAAGTGTTGACTTGGCAACGGGAGAAGAAGTCATTTTTTTAAGGGATTTTAGTTATGGTGTTGACAAGATTTCATTATCTCCTGCGGGAAAATATATAACTTATTTTAAAAATGGGGATTGGTGGCTTTACAATATTGAAGAACATTTTCACAGCAATCTTACATTAAATTTAAAACACTCATTCTCAAACGAAGAGAATGACTACCCTGGAGAAGCAACACCCTATGGTCATCCGGGATGGACTCCTGATGATCAATCCGTCTTACTGTATGATAAATTTGATATCTGGGAAATTTCACCGCATGATTTAAAGACCAAAAGAATAACGTTCGGTCGTGAGATAAATACTCAATACAGGATAATTCACTCGCTGGATAAAAAAAGGCAAGTAGCTAATTTTGATGGAACCACATCCTTAATTATTTATAAAAACAAGGACTTACTGCTGCAAGCAAAAAATAAAAATGTAAACGGTTTATACTGGCTTACGCCAAAAAATACAGTGATAGCTGTTATCAGTGGCAAAAATAAAATTTCAGCACCCTTAATATCTCAAGATGGAAAGACTATTGTGTACCGGGAGGAAAATTTTGACTTGTCACCGCAGATGATGCGCTGGCAAAAAAATCATAATACTTCATCGCTGATATATCAAAGTAATCCGCATAGCAAGAATTTTAATCAAGGTCGCTCAGAAGTAATCAATTACCGTAATTCCAAAGGACAGATTATCCACGCTGCCATTTTTTTTCCATCAGACTACACACCTTCTAAAAATTATCCGATGATAGTGTACATTTACAGTCGTCAATCTGAAAAAGCATTGGAATATGTTAATCCTTCCTTGTACAGCAGTACCGGTTTTAATATAAGCAACTACACAAATAATGGCTATTTCGTCCTGCTCCCCGACATCATATATGAATCCGGAAATCCTGGAAAATCTGCTGTGGACTGTGTTGTATCGGGTACAAAAAAGGCTTTAGAATCCTTCCCAATAGATCCTAAAGCTGTAGGGCTAATTGGTCATTCCTTCGGAGCGTATGAAGCAGATTTCATTATCACCCAAACCGATCTGTTTTCAGCTGCGGTGGCTGGCGCCGCGATTACCGACATGGTAAGCAGTTATTTCCACTTCTCAGTAAATTATTCCCGACCTAATTTCTTTCAATATGAATCCTCACAGCTTCGTATGGGGGAATCTATTTTTAAAAATTTTATGGGTTATCTTTCCAACTCACCTATTTATTACGCTGATAAAGTAAATACTCCTCTGCTGTCTTGGGCAGGATCTGAAGATAAGCAAGTGCACCACTACCAGACCATAGAGTTTTACCTTGCTTTGAGAAGACTTGGCAAGAAACATGTGATGCTTCTTTATCCTGAACAGGGTCACACTCTTACAAACAAAGACCAGCAATTACATCTGAGTAAGCAAATTATGGAATGGTTTGATAAATATTTGCAAAGTAACTCTTCCATTGTGCATATTAAACCATAA
- a CDS encoding RagB/SusD family nutrient uptake outer membrane protein → MTAILYTIGKNNTCQKIAIFLALLLFNTGCDSFVEVSQPSGQLTTETVFQDRATAEAAVTAVYSSMRDTGILSGSNISITTKMGAYADELNFYGTSSNTTLNFYNNTLLPSNPQVNNWWKAAYSQIYATNSLIEGISNSKQLSQADKDQFTGESLFIRSLIHFYLMNLYGDVPYITSTDYVSNNRAVRRPAEFLYSKIIEDLLVSYSLLQEKYLTTERTRPNKAVAMALLARVYLYSQHWAEASNAASYIINKNDIYKWESDLNKIFLKGSTTTIWQYKPALEGQNTAEGGAMILLAGPPSDVALNPMFVDSFETGDLRKQKWIGSVSKGSLSWSFAYKYKTKLMTSASVEYSIQFRLAEQYLIRAEARAYQGDLIGAKEDLNKIRRNAGLNDTNALSQQEIIAAVKTERRYEMFTESGHRFFDLKRNGDLDAVLTGVKFGWNSTDRLLPIPESELILNPNLQPQNPGY, encoded by the coding sequence ATGACAGCAATCCTATATACAATCGGAAAAAATAATACTTGCCAAAAGATTGCAATCTTTTTGGCACTCCTTCTTTTTAATACTGGATGTGATTCTTTTGTGGAGGTCAGCCAGCCATCTGGACAGCTCACCACTGAGACTGTCTTTCAAGACAGGGCAACTGCCGAAGCAGCAGTAACAGCGGTATATTCTTCGATGCGCGATACGGGCATTTTATCTGGAAGCAATATATCGATAACAACAAAAATGGGCGCATATGCAGATGAATTGAATTTTTACGGGACAAGTTCAAACACAACGTTGAATTTTTATAACAATACGTTACTTCCCTCAAATCCACAGGTGAATAATTGGTGGAAAGCGGCCTATAGTCAAATTTATGCCACAAACTCTTTAATCGAGGGAATTTCCAACTCTAAACAACTATCCCAAGCAGATAAAGATCAATTTACAGGCGAATCATTATTTATCAGGTCTTTGATACATTTCTATCTGATGAACCTCTATGGTGATGTTCCCTACATTACAAGTACAGATTATGTTTCAAACAATAGGGCAGTCAGACGTCCTGCAGAGTTCTTATATTCAAAAATAATAGAGGATCTGCTTGTTTCGTATTCCCTGCTGCAGGAAAAATATTTAACAACGGAGCGAACCCGTCCTAATAAAGCTGTTGCAATGGCCCTTCTCGCGCGAGTATACCTATACTCGCAACATTGGGCAGAAGCGAGTAATGCGGCTTCTTATATCATAAATAAAAATGATATATATAAGTGGGAAAGTGATCTCAACAAGATATTTCTAAAAGGAAGTACCACTACTATTTGGCAGTACAAGCCAGCGCTTGAAGGGCAAAATACCGCTGAAGGTGGTGCGATGATCTTGCTTGCTGGCCCTCCCTCCGATGTTGCATTAAATCCCATGTTTGTGGACTCTTTTGAAACAGGCGACCTGAGAAAACAAAAATGGATAGGGTCTGTCTCCAAAGGTTCCCTTAGCTGGTCCTTTGCATATAAATATAAGACGAAGCTCATGACCTCGGCATCAGTTGAGTATTCAATTCAATTCAGATTAGCAGAGCAATACCTGATTAGGGCAGAAGCAAGAGCCTATCAGGGAGATTTAATTGGCGCAAAGGAAGATCTCAATAAAATTAGACGTAATGCAGGTTTGAATGATACAAATGCGCTTTCACAACAGGAAATAATTGCAGCTGTAAAAACGGAACGTCGCTACGAGATGTTTACTGAATCCGGCCATCGCTTTTTTGATTTGAAAAGAAATGGAGACCTAGATGCCGTATTAACGGGAGTAAAATTTGGCTGGAATTCAACAGACCGACTGCTCCCGATTCCTGAATCTGAGCTTATCTTGAATCCAAATTTACAACCTCAAAATCCAGGTTATTAA
- a CDS encoding SusC/RagA family TonB-linked outer membrane protein: MNNFSFYKDGRALYCLIFLGFILSFSSLQAKDPRRNLSSILQQQIQGTVTDGSNPLPGVTISIKNKSHVAAISDYNGHYSISASPGDTLVVSFIGFKKAFYPIQSRTRMDIVLEYDTTTLQEVHVNAGYYSVKESERTGSIARITSKDIENQPVSNVLAAMQGRMAGVNITQTTGVAGGGFDIQIRGRNSIRTDGNAPLYIIDGVPYSSETIGNNRSTVVLPATSDPLNSINPSDIESIEVLKDADATAIYGSRGANGVVLITTKKGKEGVTRFVLDYRQGIGMVTRFMDLMHTEQYLQMRTEAFKNDGIPFGPSDYDVNGTWAQNRYTDWQKEFIGGMASYTDLQGTLSGGSAQTQFLSSSSLHRETTVFPGDFGYNKANFRIAVNHESENGKFKINTTAGYTVQKNSQPSIDLTRYVTVLAPNAPSLYDESGNLNWENSTWENPLAALEGKYRTNTNDLTASTMLSYAIIPQLTIKTSLGFTSTNHYETRTQPSTMFDPVYQLGSEYSAITANSTERQSWIIEPQLEWSETYGKLKTQVLFGSTFQKLTGGQLLQEATGYTSNALIYNLASAKVLNAVSDTESIYKYQAFFGRLNFVFDDKYIINLTGRRDGSSRFGPGNQFANFGAVGAAWIFIREKNNNLSIINYGKIRASYGTTGSDQIGDYQFINTYTSTGVKYGGVIGILPTRLFNPNFKWEINNKLEAALETGFFEDRIFLTAAWYLNRSSSQLVGIPLAATTGFASIQSNLNATVQNTGLEITLRTVNFQKKHFSWTTNFNISIAKNKLLSFPQLKGSTYENKFIIGEPLNIVKTYHYKAVDPSSGNYQFEDVNNDGKITSPEDKIFVSDLNPKFFGGLQNQITWKNWRLDFLFQFSKQKNYSEEYTLGMPGTMNNQTTRITNRWQKIGDASELQKYSTGADGKTLDAASKYFSSDAVITDASYVRLKNVSLSFALPKEWIKKVQCRISFEGQNLLTFTPYKGMDPEFKFTGYLPPLTVFTTGLNLTF, translated from the coding sequence ATGAATAATTTTTCATTTTACAAGGATGGAAGAGCTCTTTATTGCCTAATTTTTCTTGGCTTTATATTGTCTTTTTCATCACTTCAAGCCAAAGATCCTAGACGGAATCTTTCTTCAATCCTGCAGCAGCAGATTCAGGGTACAGTTACCGACGGTAGTAATCCCTTGCCAGGTGTTACAATCTCCATTAAAAACAAAAGTCATGTTGCCGCTATTTCTGATTATAATGGTCATTACAGTATATCTGCGTCACCGGGAGACACTTTAGTTGTTTCCTTCATTGGATTTAAGAAGGCATTTTATCCAATTCAGAGCCGTACTAGAATGGATATAGTTCTTGAGTATGATACGACTACGCTTCAGGAAGTACATGTCAATGCTGGATATTATTCTGTCAAGGAAAGCGAAAGAACAGGAAGTATTGCACGTATAACCTCTAAGGACATCGAAAATCAGCCAGTCTCCAATGTCCTTGCCGCAATGCAGGGGCGTATGGCCGGAGTAAACATTACCCAGACAACTGGTGTGGCAGGAGGCGGATTTGACATACAAATTAGAGGAAGAAATAGTATACGTACGGATGGGAATGCTCCATTGTATATCATTGATGGGGTTCCCTATTCATCTGAAACAATAGGAAACAACCGCAGTACTGTAGTTCTTCCTGCTACATCAGACCCTTTAAATTCGATAAATCCTTCCGACATTGAAAGTATCGAGGTACTAAAAGATGCAGATGCAACAGCTATTTACGGGTCTAGGGGGGCAAATGGTGTTGTGCTTATTACCACAAAAAAAGGTAAAGAAGGTGTTACACGATTTGTTCTGGATTACCGGCAGGGAATTGGTATGGTCACCAGATTTATGGATCTGATGCATACAGAACAGTATTTACAGATGCGTACTGAAGCTTTTAAAAATGACGGTATTCCATTTGGTCCCTCGGACTACGATGTAAACGGAACTTGGGCTCAAAACCGGTACACAGACTGGCAGAAAGAATTTATAGGCGGTATGGCCAGCTATACCGATTTACAGGGCACTTTATCAGGCGGTTCTGCACAAACTCAATTCCTTTCAAGCTCCTCACTTCACAGGGAAACAACAGTTTTTCCCGGAGATTTTGGTTATAACAAAGCAAATTTTCGCATTGCAGTTAACCATGAATCGGAAAACGGCAAATTTAAAATTAATACAACAGCGGGATACACAGTGCAGAAAAACAGCCAGCCATCCATCGACCTGACTAGATATGTAACAGTTCTGGCTCCCAATGCGCCGTCTCTTTACGATGAAAGCGGCAATCTAAACTGGGAGAACAGTACATGGGAAAATCCCCTCGCGGCACTGGAAGGGAAATACAGGACTAACACAAATGATCTCACTGCAAGCACTATGCTGTCTTATGCGATAATTCCACAGCTGACGATAAAGACGAGTCTGGGATTTACCAGCACAAATCATTATGAGACCCGCACGCAACCCTCCACTATGTTTGATCCTGTTTATCAGTTAGGCAGTGAATACTCCGCAATTACCGCAAATTCAACAGAAAGGCAGTCATGGATAATTGAACCTCAGCTTGAATGGAGCGAAACATATGGAAAACTCAAAACACAGGTACTTTTTGGTAGTACCTTTCAAAAACTTACAGGAGGCCAATTACTTCAGGAGGCCACTGGTTATACAAGCAACGCTCTGATTTATAATTTGGCTTCTGCAAAGGTACTAAACGCTGTATCAGACACCGAATCAATTTATAAGTATCAGGCTTTTTTTGGCCGTTTGAACTTTGTTTTTGACGATAAGTATATTATCAATCTTACCGGCAGACGGGACGGATCAAGCCGATTTGGTCCCGGAAATCAATTTGCTAATTTCGGTGCAGTTGGCGCGGCATGGATATTTATAAGAGAAAAAAACAACAACTTAAGTATTATTAATTACGGAAAAATAAGAGCCAGTTACGGAACAACCGGAAGTGATCAGATTGGTGATTACCAATTCATTAACACCTACACGTCGACTGGTGTAAAGTACGGTGGGGTTATAGGAATTTTACCGACACGGCTGTTTAACCCAAATTTTAAATGGGAAATTAACAACAAACTAGAAGCTGCACTGGAAACGGGCTTCTTTGAGGACCGAATCTTTTTAACTGCGGCTTGGTATTTAAACAGGTCATCAAGCCAGTTGGTGGGAATACCTCTCGCCGCCACTACAGGCTTTGCTTCTATTCAATCCAATCTAAATGCGACTGTTCAAAATACGGGCCTTGAAATCACTTTGAGGACTGTAAACTTTCAAAAAAAACATTTCAGCTGGACAACTAATTTCAACATATCGATCGCCAAAAATAAACTGCTTTCCTTTCCCCAGCTTAAAGGATCGACTTACGAAAACAAATTTATTATTGGAGAACCTCTGAATATTGTAAAAACGTATCACTATAAAGCAGTTGATCCGTCAAGTGGAAATTATCAGTTTGAAGATGTTAATAATGACGGTAAGATTACATCACCAGAAGATAAAATTTTCGTTTCAGATCTCAATCCAAAATTTTTCGGCGGACTTCAGAACCAGATCACGTGGAAGAACTGGAGACTCGACTTTCTTTTTCAGTTTTCCAAGCAGAAAAATTACAGCGAAGAATATACACTGGGAATGCCCGGAACAATGAACAATCAGACAACCCGGATCACAAACAGGTGGCAGAAAATTGGTGATGCTTCGGAGTTACAAAAGTACAGTACAGGTGCAGATGGTAAAACACTCGATGCGGCTTCAAAATATTTTAGCAGTGATGCGGTTATAACTGACGCTTCTTATGTACGTCTGAAAAATGTTTCATTATCATTTGCACTGCCTAAAGAATGGATTAAAAAAGTGCAGTGCCGTATATCATTTGAAGGTCAGAACCTGCTGACTTTCACTCCTTACAAAGGAATGGATCCCGAATTTAAATTTACAGGGTATTTGCCCCCTTTGACAGTTTTCACAACCGGTCTTAATCTCACATTTTAA
- a CDS encoding helix-turn-helix domain-containing protein produces the protein MAKEEILKAYKKAFGENLKKIRAEKIKTLSGVDSTTKFDSSNYHKYEIGTGNPTLETIISIATGLGIHPKELLDFDFDLKKLDIHR, from the coding sequence ATGGCTAAGGAGGAAATATTAAAAGCATATAAAAAGGCTTTTGGCGAAAATCTAAAAAAGATTAGGGCAGAAAAAATAAAAACTCTTAGTGGAGTAGACAGTACAACTAAGTTTGATTCGAGTAATTACCATAAATATGAGATTGGTACTGGAAATCCAACTCTTGAAACAATAATTAGTATTGCAACAGGGCTTGGGATTCATCCAAAGGAATTACTTGATTTTGATTTCGATTTAAAAAAATTAGATATTCACAGATAA